The genomic interval aactgaATTATTACCGTTTACATATGGACAATACCTCAATGAAGTTAAACAGGGCTCAAATTTTTCCCTGAACAAGAGGTACAAAAACGCACAACGGTTCCTCTCTATGGTTAAATCTCTCTACATAGTGATTTCTATTTCATAAACTATTCAAATTTGTCATACTACTACTCGTTGTTGGTCACAACCAAGGCCAACCAACGAGGAATCGGAGCACCGGTTTGCATCGATAGAGACAAACAAAGCCAACTCCACATCTCTAGACAAGCTTCTCTTGAGCAAGGAGACTACATACTCCAGGAAAACTCCACTGCAGGCCAGGGTGATTGGCCCCTCTCCAGGTAATCCGAACTCCTCCGCTGAAACCTTGAGGAGCTCTTGAAAAATACAGCTCTTGAGAAATGATAATGGCACAACGAATCTTGCATCGTCCATAGTGTACACCACAAAATGGCCTTTGTCAGCAACCAATATGTTGTTGAAATCGCAACAACTCGATCGACTATTTGATCTCATCAAGGGCAGACCCTTCTTTGCCTTCTCAACAAGCCTCTTGGGACTCAACATGGCTAAAAGTTGATGTTCGAAGAAAAAGCTAGAGATGCTGAAACTAGAATGTGCTTGGAATGAACAATGGACTGGTCTACTTAAATTGTAGAACAGGGAACTCATGACCAGAGATGTATCTTTCAAGACTTTCTTCAAAGGGAACAAAACATGTGAGATTGCAATAGGAAGATATCTGACAGCTATTTGGTTTAGATTTTACTTGGACAGTTCCTTTGTGGATTGGATGATGTTTGGTGGTTAGCAGTGTGGTTCTACCTTTCTATGTGGGTGATTCAAAGACATGTAGGCTCCAATGTCCTAGTCACAATAAACCCCTTGTCGAACACAATTGAAATGGATATCCTACTTGCGACCACTAGCTATACTCTTCAGAAATGATTTCAGATTATGTCATAACTTGCATTAGGATTTTTATAATGATTATTCTTTTGATATCAAGTTACAAAACAGATAAGAAAAGACATGAAACATGTCCCCGGAACATTTCCCGACCTTCTGTTTAAGAAACACTTTACACTACCTGTTCTACTAATTATCTGAACTTTTACTTGTTTATAATATCCTTTGAAGCTTTATATCCATATCTGGACCTTCTATGAGGCCAAGCAAGCAGCCACCTCAGGCCCTAGGAAAGGccaaaaaaacaaaattaattcaaGATTCGATTTCTATCCCATTGTAATAAATCTGTCATCCTCTAACTAACTAGGCACCCTGTGAGGACaaattctttttttaattatACTTATATTATTGGTGAACCATGATAAAAGAGATAGTCCAAAACTCATACGAGCTTAAGAAATGCTccaaaaaaaacatatatttaCACTCGCACACACACCTATTAACCATCAATTACATCTTTGAATAAATATTCAGTTCAACCCCTAACCGTCATCCTTCCTATTCTACTTGCATATTATCATCGCCAGCAGCTGACTCTTCTCCTACAGGCGACCACCAGTGAAACTGTCCATTCGATTAAATTCAAGGTGGCTAAAATCCAACCCAattgttgttttattttgatttaatttcaatttcatcCATTTTGTTATTTGAATTATTGGTCCATTCGATTAAATTCAAGGTGGCTAAAATCGAACCCAattgttgttttattttgatttaatttttgaattagatGCTAATAAATTTTGTGTAGgagctatttttgaaaattagaattgAAGATGAGCAACACGTCATCTCTTAGTTAAAAATAttcaaatttaaagaatttgTTTATTCAACTTTTATTTTTACCAAATACTAATTACTAATTATCTATCTAGTATACGTAGACAATACACGCATATATATAAGTGTGTGCTGCACAAAGAAAACtggaaaatatatataaaaagattgTTAACATAAGATTACATGTTTCACGATAATATATCGAGTCTTCTTGGTCGAATCAATTTGTATTTTATAGAATAAGTAAAGGGCATTCAATTGTCATTTTGATCTAATTATTGCTCTGTTTAGATGAATTCATATACACAgactacttttttttttataaaaaaattatacacaGGCTATTTGTGATTTAAATAACAAGTATACATTTTTGAATAGGTAGAGTTATATATGGTTAAATGAGAAACTTtgaattaatttcatattaaattattgagttaTATAATCACTTTTAATAACTTGTAAGtataataaaagaatatttaaaatgcCACCTAAATGTGTATCTAGACCTCAAATGAGAAAAATgaaacaaagaaggaaacatTAATTTAAAGTCAAGAAATGatattaacaaaatattttataaGAGTAGCAAAATAGAAAAAGAGAAATTATGGGATAATTTGATGATTGAAGAACAAAGTCATTATAAAAATGAATAATTGGCTGAGGCTGCCAATTTGGTTGAGTTGAATGAGAACTTAGATTcaacatgaaaaattaaatttgactaTAAAGTTAGAGGATCCTGGAAACTAGAATAACATCTATCAAAACCTAAGATATTACTTAGTAGAAATGGTTCTAAAAGGAGTAAACGATTTTTTGTTTCCTAAGGACAGTAACAATAGACATTTTGATTCTTCTCATTATATACGGGTAATGACAAATGGGCAAACATTAAATAGAAGATGGTTTATATattctatttcattggatataatATTTTACTTCTATTGTAAATTGTTAAAGACTGAAGAAATGATGAGTATAATGACGAATTTGGGTAATGATGGATACAACGACAAGCATAATATGCATAGAAAACATAAACTTCATGAAAGTATTAGAGACCATATGGGTTGCATGATTGCTTGGGTTGAATTAGAAAAGAGGTTGAAAAAATCAAATAATTGATTACAGTATGCAACtttaaattaacaaaaaaaaaagacaacattGGAGGCAAGTGTTAACAAGAATAATCTCGATTGTGATTACACTAGCCAAAAATACTTTGGCCTTTCGAGCAGATGATGAAGAACTTTATCCTGAGAAAATGGATTATTTTTGCAAATGATGGAAATGGTCGTTGAGTTTGATCCAGTGATGGAGGAGCATATTCGACATTGTGAACACTACAAAAAGCCATTTGCGATGAATTTTGTgacacattttttttaaaaaaaaaatcatcgtaAAAACAATTTGCGATGAACTTTAAGAAAAAGAATTTTTCATCGCAAATAAGTTATCACCAAACTTTGCAACGAAAAGATTAAAATTCATCACCAATCTTAAGATGAATTGATTTTTTGTCGTCAAATTTGTTGCAATCTCGCAGTGAAAAAAAAATTGACGCAAAAGTCACATACTCAAATCTAGGATGAAAATCTATTTTCCTTGCAGATTTGCCGACGAATCCAGATTTCATCACATATTTGTAACGAAAATGGATTCGTCGTCAAATTTGCGACAAATACAATTTCGTTGTCAATTTATAAAATATGCCACAAATACAGTTTCATTGCCAATTTTCGAGGAATCCACTTTTTGTCACAGATTGGCAACAAAAATAAATTCATCATAGATTTGGCGACAAATTCATTTTTGTTGCCATCTGTGATGAATCCCTTTTTCGTCACAGAATTATGATGTATAGTAGTTTTACGATAATTTAGCGATGAATATTTTTCATCagcaaattcgttgcaaaatgtTAATATTTTGCCCATAACCTATCCATTTCTACATTTTATCGTGTTTACATAATACATTACAATCTATTCACAACATACACATCCTATTTACATCATACACCTATTTATAACATACACATCCTATTTAACATCACATCACATCTTATTTCTCAACATACACATCCTATTTAACACATTCCAAACCAAATCTACAATCATACAAGCCAAAAACATATCCATAAGAAAACCATACAAACAACAAACATATCAAATCCATACAAATTGAAAATCCATACTAGTGATAAAGTCATCATATCCAAAAATATCTAACATTATTCAATAAGTCAATCCAAATGAAAATATCACTATACACAAACATATCAATAAATCATCTTCTTTTGAGCTCacactttcttcttctcctcccattcttcttcttttcttgcatcaaaacaaacaaacaacaaAAAGTATCATtttaaacaagaaagaaaatcctATGTAAAGACAGAACTTAATATGTAAAGATTTACTTCCTCTGCCATGTATTTTCAATTTGCACCATTTTACTTGGCCTCACCAACCTTGTTTGAAACAAATTAATagtatcaataaaaaaaatataaaaaagaagGATTCATTATCAAATAATAAATGTTCACAAACACTAATTTTGAGACAAATAATATTCAAACATAAACAAAATCATGAagtgttgtgcccaaaggatgtccctagttaccttgacctactccgggcctccccgcgagcatccggttaccctgacctgctccaggcctcacCGCAAGTATCCAATCATCCTGACTTACCCCAAGCCTACCCttaacttcgttcaaggtcaccccacattgcatctggtctggaccatgactctgataccatttgttgtgcccaaaggatgtccacatatctccatagtgacatgatattatccacttggGCATAGACCCACATGGCTTTACTCTTAGACTCTACCCAAAAGATCTTATGCAAATgtagatatcatgcatcctttttaaacccatgatttttacaaaatcttttcaatgtgggactttgattgaaccccaacatgAAGAACTATCaccaccatcatcatcatcatcaaaatcATCATCACCAGAATCAAAAGGAATCTGACTTGGAATGGAGCCTAACTAAAGATGTTGCATTATGATGTCTTGTTGTAGGTGCAtttctctcatttcctcatccatttACAATATTATCTCCTTTAAATTCCTAACCTCTTAAGTCAAGTTATTTATTTGTGTTCGTATTATTGGTGGGATGGAAGAAGATGTACCAACCAATGTTATCAAAATCGTGAGTGAACTCGTAAAATCGTATAAAATCGTGATTTTACTTATGAAAATCGAGTTAAATCGTGATAAAATCGTGTATTAAAGTAAAATCGGAGCAAAATCGTAAAATCGGATCAAAATCGTAAAATCGGATCAAAATCATAAAATCGTATTTGAACTTGTAAAAACAtgatttttgagataattttatcgaTTTTGTGTCATAAATAAAAGGGAACTATTTTGGACAAATGATATCGTTATTTTGGGATGATTTTAGATTTGCATTTGTCaatgatttatattaatttgttATCTTGTGTTTTATTTATCTTTAGATTTAAGTATATACttgaatttatgtttatgttatatTTTCATGGTAAGTATTTGGTTGTTTAAAAGTTTAAATATGAGTAGTTtatgattatataaattaaaatcttctatatctatatttatgttataatttggattaaaataattaatgatcaattaaaaagaatatatcaggtttcttttaaaattaatttaaagtatAATGTAAAATCTTACGATTTTACGATCCGATTTTATGATCGCTCTAACGATTTTACTTAAACTCTCGATTTTGACAACACTGGTACCAACAACTATATGGGTTATGCTCAAAGAACTCATTCTCAATATCCTTCCCCCCTTTTGTCCCCCACTCGTCTCTAGCCATAAACTCATATTATTACTAACAAAGGACTTAGATTTGCTAGATTCATCACTAACTTGCAAATTTCTCAGTGCTAGCTAGAGCTCATCATATTATCATGTATtgtaataagaaaaattaaaataaagttgcaataacaatattttaaaaatgCATATAATCTTAATTAGATATAATATAAATGCATATAATATAAAGAGAGAGAAGGTACATAACTAATAacatctaagttataaattaagatcAAAGATTAATCCAAACCTTAATTGATTTAGTTCTATCCCCACTCCAAGTCTTGTATTTTTTGTAAATGTGCAAGTGAAAGTATCTATGAATGTAGGCTCTTTTCCCATTTTCTTGGCCTAAAAAAATACTGTTAGAAATAATggaatagattaaaataatagtGGGAGAGTTAAAAAATTTCCAATATGCATGTAGGTTCATCGATATTGATAGAGCCTCTTGCATATATCGTAGATGAGTCTCCAAAATTATAAGATTTATTTATTCTATTATAGTGTTCATTGGTAATGAAGGATGACTTTTTTTCGTAGTCTTTCCATGATTAAGTACATGCCAAATGTGAtcgatatatttttttcttaaaattttttttttcgacCTCTTCTCTCTGGTCCCAGTTGAATGGAGGCAggatctcctggaccactttttgtAGTCCAAGGAATGTGCCACTCACATTTGCCATCGGATCGCGGTCGCGATCCGATCGCAAATGGTTGTGATCCCTTCttgggttcaccgtccccactaggttatagtttttgttcagaGCGGGTGGCTGGAGGCCGCCCGAAGGACACCCTCACTCGATGCCCAGTAACCtggccacttatccaccaccggaggccttcaggcggcctccggccgcccgctccgaacaaaaactataaccctCCGGGCGACCTCCAGCcacccgctccgaacaaaaactataacctggtggggacggtgaacccaaGAAGGGATCACAATCATTTACGGCCGGATCGCGACCGCGATTCGGCCGCAAATATGTTTgctgaaatggaaaaaaaaaattgattatatATTTACTTTAATTTCATATATAAACTGACGGGGGATATACCTTAAACTCTTTCCACTAGAGATCTATTGTGGGTGTTGGAATGCTTGTATTTGTCATTGAAGCTCCTTCCCAATGGTTATTCGGTATTCTATTAATCTCATGAATAACCCGTACATAATTTTCAAATCTATCATAAAGCTATATACAAACAATGTTCAATAAATAATTATGatagttgaaaaaataaaatattttatagtacttacgaatctccGAGCGAGACTATAAACTCTCGAGGATCTATAATATTAGTAGCTGAGTGTCTAGCAGAATAAAAAACATGCGTGCGTAGTGGCAAATGCACTAGCGAATGTACTGGCGGCGATATATGTGAAGGTGCTGGCGAAGGTGCATGTGAAGGTCCTACACCTGAAGGGGGTTGTAGGTCCATCAGTGTCGGGTGATGAAGCAGATTGGTCAAGAGAACTATGTTTCCCACCATGTCTAGACtatcaaataaaatttttaggataaagtaaataaaaatttgatgTATAATGAAGAACATGAAAAGACTTACTATATTGGTTAACATATTCGAGGGTACGCAACAAAATACTAAAAATATCACCTGCGTATAGAAAAATATACAATgcattaacaaataaaatatataattttaagaaTGAGGTAGCATATAAACAACTAATTGAACTATGAGTTttgtaaatttataaattaaaactaaatttattaataaataaaaatattatcctatataaaaatagaatatcatatttttttgttatattatgataacaaaacttacccatcatcagaAATCAAAgtcatcgtcgtcgtcgtcatcATCATCAATTTTACTTGCATCCACGTTTATACTACTCTGCTAGGATCTtgtaaagttggaataatatattccttagTCTGAAATGTGTTTGCAACTTCCTCTTGCTGATATGCAATGTCTTCGCAAtgttccttaatttttttatgtGCTTTATTTTACAAACAGTCAACCAATCAATCTTGTCACATTTTAAACTAGGATATGAATAATAGAATACTTGAATCacttgttgtgccaacacaaataGTTCATATCTATTATataatctcttatgatttatttcaacaaaattataccgtggatgcaccttcatccctctgGCAGGGTCAAACTAGCGACATATAAATAAGATAACTCACATTTCTATCTCAGGGTATTCTACTTTCTATAATTTCATCTAgcaaatcataaaaatcattgtTTGCACCTCCATTATTAGATAACTGAACATAAACTCCACTATTCATTGTACTCTTCTCcattccatattcttgagtatAAAAATTATATCTATTTATGAAATATGTTGGCAAAGTGAGTACCAATGCTTTTGGACCCCTTGACAGATGGAATAACAATTCTTGTTCAATGTGAGCTCAATTATCATGAACCTAATGTCAAAtaaatatgtttaaaattttgTATATGTGTAAACCAAATTTAGATTgtctacttacatatgatttgaatcaTAGTGCAAATTCTTCTTCACATATGATATCAAACTCTTGTGTTGacaattcagaatataagttttgGAAAATCCtaccataaaaaaataaattataacacAAACAATTTATAatataagaaatataaaaaattagaaatatttaatatctcataatatgatgatacttttggacaattcagtaaaatatatgtttgggcTATCCACCATTCTTGACCAGTTAAGTGTCTCTACTTACACAGTCCACTTagtcgaccaaggtagttaaaaattgagaatgaCTTTAAATTAGATCAATATGACCCTTATTATTTCTTCCCTCTCTTTGCCTTTTGCTCTTAATgtgaggttcaaaataatatgatgtaaAAGTTATTACTTCCTCCATAATGTATttattaacaatagaggcttcaactcgtgtcttattattttttttttacttttttttttcaaatgatacAAGAATCTGATTGTAATGAAACAAATtgtattatataataataataataataataataataataaaattagtcAATTTTTATCCATTCAGATTATCGAAGTATagaagataaaaattttacctttcaaatggatgcATCCATAGAAAACGGACaagtcctccaactttggcctcatatgacAAGTTAACTAAAAGATGTTCCCTGAAATCAAAAAATACGGGTGGAAATATCGTTTCCAAAttacacaaaatgattggaatgtcACTCTCTAATGTCTCTATGTGCGAAAATCTCAAAattgttgagcaaatatcatgaaGGAAAGTGCTTAATTCTATAATGACGCCACGTACAAAATTTGTAAAAGTTCCTTAAAAGTAATAGGAATGGCCCTTTGTATGAATATATGATAGTCATGACTTTTCATATCAATTAATTTACATTCCTTCATATTGAtgcatcttccaagattagagacataacCATATGGAAATTTCaatgatttcaaccattcacaaacAACAAGTCTCCGATCCTTGTTTAATGTATAAACTATTggaaccctgtggtagttttgatgtgaccaaccaagttaagtcatgttatattttgttcctagtgtctaagtgtgcagaagcttaggaacataggaagttgagtggaagatgcagctagcgagaaggatggcacgggaagggagtcgatgggctcgatatatccgagggacgaggtactgtggaagagtacgtcggtggacgagaaggacatgcacgatgttttgagggatgagaagccagagcggaagcctgctcgaggaaccCTATTTCGGTTAGCTGACATTACCCAGGTGATCGCAGTAATAGGAGAGCAAAAGACGGCTAAAGATGATGCTGGAGGCGCGTTCCAAGgaaattgaaggcgcctccgaggcACCTCTGAGGTGCCTCCGGGCCTCGctttggaaggcgtcttccatggctggaatgtgccttcgatgaacagtacgaaggtacATTCCAGCCCTATGTAAGGCACCTTCAACCAAGTTGATGTTATTGttgccaagggataaagctttatcccttggcgCCTTCCAccttattgaaggtgccttccagctccAGATAAGTTTggccaggggctataaaaagacccctggacctaggaaatagtgatcaactcctgtattcttttcctagcaactgtctgagtttttaacgattgtaagaggcttcttcgcctacacgaaggagattttttaagagatttttcattgcccttggattaacaacacctaggttgtaaccaagtaaatcttgagcctcattttttttgttgttaacttaagttattattattgtttcttttaatttgagttgaaagaatgggAAAGGTGTTATTTTTctgtttcaggcaattcacctcctcttaTCGGCCCCGctacgccaacaagtggtattagagcttaatcatctcagaaggactaaccgttgaTTGAAGCACCAAATCGATGACCGGACAAACAATCTGCCCACCAAAGTTTGAGAGAGAATTTGTGTCTTAGAAGaaacgcatggaggtattttttaaaatcgactttgaattgttgttaatattaaaatatggatttgtagcactgaaagacaaagaagagtatcagtggaccaaaaaggagcaagcagattttgtGGCAAATGGATGAGCCGAATTCCATCTACTCAGGGTGGTacctccacaagaagtcaacagaattggCACCTACGAATcagtaaaggaactttgggagaagttattggaactacacgaaggtacgtccgaagaCAAACTCACAAAACAGGATCTACTCCGGAACAAAATCAGAAATCTCCAAATGGAAGAAGGCGAATCAGTTGCTCAACTACAtagaagaatcaaggagctaatcaccagCCTAACAAACCTCGGAGAAATAGTAACCAATTGGGGCATGCTAAGGTATGCGTTAAATGTGTTCCCGAGAACACtggaatggacatctatagtagactcctactatatctccaaagatctcgaggtgagtactttagaaaatcttttcTCCACTTTCGAATTACACGAATCTCGATGTGCAGGACAAAGAAAATAATCGAGTCAGaatattgccctaaaggcaagaacggATGATCCAGACTCCGAAGAGTCAATTGATGGAGACGAAGCAACtctattggtaagaaaatttagtaaatacATTAAATATATCAAATTTAATAAGTCAGAGGAAAGGAAGCACTCTCGAAGTAAAAGAAAGGTCCGATGTTACAATTGCCAAagggaagggcacatcaaagatgaatgccctaaactaaagCAGAAGGTGAAAGTCAAGGACAATAGATCAAAGCACAAGAACTTGAAGGCCACATGAGATGAATCAGCATCCTCTGAGTCTAAAGTCGAGACCTTTTCCAGACTAGCCCTAATGGTcaaccaccaagaagaagaagaaagcagctcaaaaatgagcatcgatgaaggggaagaatCATCataagaaagctacgatgaagggggagcatcaaaacataaggtaagtgaggtacatgcactatctcccaagcagttgtttaaattcattaagatTCTTTCAAGGATTTGGtaaaacaagtaaaagaaaataatgatttaaaaaacaattagcaaaagcatgcccctTAGAGTTGTTTgataagttaaaattagaaaatgataagttaaaaattcaaatcaaaagttTGAACAATGACCATGCATGTTTGAATTTGAATAATTGTCAAAAACCGAAAATTAAAAAGTATAATAAgataaattggtatattagacatcaccaacgataaattaggaatattcctaaaaattatgtacctcgAAAATTTCTATttaatccagtaggtaggaacttatattggtTCTAAGATCATACTTAGACTAAAATTCTATCAATGCCATAAATGAAAttgaatattaatttctttaaaggttttgtctaagaaagtggttgttgctccaatattcaagaaggcctagtgcctcgccacagtctgaaagcctattattgaaataaatatttaattgactaactattaaaatAATTTACTATTATATCTTTTAACaagttggaatttttttttgtcaaatttttacaattgacaaaatatttttgttaactcttttattttgtcaaaatacaaagtatgactttatgaaaatttttaaaaattgttaaaCATTCTGTTTACTATTTTTTAAGTACccctcaaaattaatttcaaaatattctaattttttcgctatttttttatgtgatcaaagggggaagaaagacaagtttagggggagttaggacgtttaaaatttaaattttgaaatttgaacttTGCTCACTCAATTCAATATTATAATGTTATTTTAACTTCTTTTATAATATTATTCATGCAATTTCATTACAACTTGCAATTTGGTTTGTTTGTTTttcccctaacttgaacttgggttgatgcacataaaaaatgtggagattgttggaatcccatggtagttttgatgtgatcaactaagttaagttaggttctgttatgttttgatccttgtgtttaagtatgcaggagcttaggaatacagaaAGTCGAGTCAAAGACACAGCTAgctagaaggatggcacgggaagggagtcgacgagctcggtgcatccgagggacgaggtgctgccgaagagtacaccagtggatgagaaggatgtgtgcgacattccaagagatgagaagccggagtggaagcatgctcgagaagaaggccggaaattgggttcgagtgagtccTATTTCGATTAGCCGACATCACCTAAGCGATTGGAGCAGTAGGAGAGCAAAAGATAGCCGAAGatgttgttggaggcgccttcaaaaggaattgaaggtgcctccacgcctcgctgtggaaggcgccttccacagctggaaggcaccttcgatgaacagtacgaaggcgtgttctagccctatggaaggcgccttccaaccctatggaaggtgccttcgaccaggCTGATGTTACCGTTGCtaagggataaagctttatcccttgccgcctcgctggaggcgccttccaccttattgaaggcgccttccagctccGGATAAGTttcccaggggctataaaaagacccctagacctagaaaATAGTGATCAACTCCTAtattcttttcctagcaactgtctAAGCATTTAACGattgtaagaagcttctccgcctacacgaaggagatcttttaagAGCTTTTTCATtgcccttggattaacaaccaccaaggttataaccaagtaaatcttgagcctcattttttttgttattaatttaagttattattattgttgcttttaatttaagttgaaagAATGGGAAAGGTGTTATTTTCTTTTTCAGACAATTCATCTcttcttgccggccccgctgtgCCAACATAAACTGCCTTTGTCTTTGGTCCCCTACTATCATTGTATTTATCAGATTATTAAAAATATTCTTCTGAATATGCATTGTATTGAGATTATGATTAATCAAATGATTAAACCAATACAGTAAATCCTAAAATATACTCTGTTTAGTTAATTTATATGTACTTACATATTCATATATTGTACCTTGCGGCTCTTCAATAATATATGGAAAGTTAAACACTTTAAACtaaatttatttacttgttaATCTCAATGGTAGAGgtgttctttcaattctatttttagtgaattcatctttattctttttaaaattatgatttggtGATAAAAATCAtatatgacaatcaaaataactcgacttcttcccatgtttcaatctaattgactttgatctctccatataTATTGGGCATCCTAAGATCCTAGCCGTACTCTAATttgatagca from Zingiber officinale cultivar Zhangliang chromosome 6B, Zo_v1.1, whole genome shotgun sequence carries:
- the LOC121990309 gene encoding auxin-responsive protein SAUR64-like, translated to MLSPKRLVEKAKKGLPLMRSNSRSSCCDFNNILVADKGHFVVYTMDDARFVVPLSFLKSCIFQELLKVSAEEFGLPGEGPITLACSGVFLEYVVSLLKRSLSRDVELALFVSIDANRCSDSSLVGLGCDQQRVVV